From a region of the Corvus moneduloides isolate bCorMon1 chromosome 27, bCorMon1.pri, whole genome shotgun sequence genome:
- the LOC116435471 gene encoding uncharacterized protein LOC116435471 — translation MRGKSKTCLNPGGEVSHGETLFPYRFTDSHLNCWRIFGEYRAGLGLIQPSGATYPRAPRSAGSVLWLFLSPKVKPRRFRPPGGGRRAARRVSRLCCVPGAGSASPRSPVIPPLQEGAGVTLAPLIPPGKVRSEPSLAGTDGKSHHRPRAQGWGRMRPLDHAWCWVVMLLLALFSDVAGGRRGAGGRSGGAGGRSGGAGGLRGGFRAVSRGGGAPGRGSKVAGAIAAGAAAGYGMGLLGRPRPSRLGHGIPAARQPPPAGGFQAGGWPDMGAKRGPPSRAPGDRRAGLGLALLLASGSCLVSHGLQR, via the exons atgAGGGGAAAGAGTAAAACCTGCCTGAATCCCGGTGGAGAAGTTTCCCACGGAGAAACGCTCTTCCCTTACAGATTCACAGACTCACATCTAAATTGCtggaggatttttggggaaTATCGGGCTGGTTTAGGGCTTATCCAGCCCTCGGGGGCTACTTATCCCCGGGCACCGCGGTCGGCAGGCTCCGTCCTCTGGCTGTTTCTCTCGCCGAAGGTAAAACCCCGCCGGTTTCGGCCTCCCGGAGGTGGAAGGCGTGCTGCCCGCAGGGTGTCCCGGCTGTGCTGTGTCCCTGGAGCCGGCTCAGccagcccccgcagccccgTTATCCCTCCCCTGCAGGAGGGGGCAGGAGTGACGTTGGCCCCGCTGATCCCACCGGGAAAAGTCCGGAGCGAGCCGAGCCTGGCGGGCACAGACGGGAAGAGCCATCACCGGCCCCGGGCGCAAGG GTGGGGCAGGATGCGGCCCCTGGACCACGCCTGGTGCTGGgtggtgatgctgctgctcgCCCTCTTCAGCGACGTGGCCGGCGGccgccgcggggccggcgggaggagcggcggggccggcgggaggagcggcggggccggggggctccGCGGGGGCTTCCGCGCTGTGTCCCGCGGCGGGGGCGCCCCGGGCCGCGGCTCCAAGGTGGCCGGAGCCATCGCGGCCGGCGCTGCCGCGGGCTACGggatggggctgctggggcGCCCGCGGCCGTCCCGCCTGGGCCACGGCATCCCGGCGGCGCGacagccgccgcccgcgggcGGGTTCCAGGCCGGCGGCTGGCCCGACATGGGGGCCAAGCGGGGACCCCCCAGCCGAGCCCCCGGGGACCGGCGCGCCGGCCTGGGGCTCGCCCTGCTTTTGGCATCGGGCTCCTGCCTCGTCAGCCACGGGCTGCAGCGCTGA
- the PRNP gene encoding major prion protein homolog → MARLLGTCCLLLLLLGVCTDVAFSKKGKGKPGWGTGSHRQPSYPHNPGYPHNPGYPHNPGYPRQPGYPQNPGYPHNPGYPGWGQGYNPSSGGSYHQKPWKAPKPKTNFKHVAGAAAAGAVVGGLGGYAMGRVMSGMHYSFDSPDEYRWWNQNAARYPNQVYYRDYQGHVPQDVFVADCFNITVTEHNIGPAAKKNASEAGAAANQTEAELETRVVTKVIREMCIQQYREYLLASGIRPHLADASLAALLLLVLFALH, encoded by the coding sequence ATGGCCAGGCTCCTCGgcacctgctgcctgctgctgctgctcctcggCGTCTGCACCGACGTCGCCTTCTCCAAGAAGGGCAAAGGCAAACCCGGCTGGGGCACGGGGAGCCACCGCCAGCCCAGCTACCCCCACAACCCCGGTTATCCCCACAACCCCGGTTATCCCCACAACCCGGGCTACCCCCGCCAGCCCGGCTACCCCCAGAACCCCGGCTACCCCCACAACCCGGGCTACccgggctggggacagggctaCAACCCGTCCAGCGGAGGAAGCTACCACCAAAAGCCGTGGAAGGCCCCGAAACCCAAGACCAACTTCAAGCACgtggcgggggcggcggcggcgggggccgtGGTGGGCGGGCTGGGGGGCTACGCCATGGGCAGGGTGATGTCGGGGATGCACTACAGCTTCGACAGCCCCGACGAGTACCGCTGGTGGAACCAGAACGCCGCGCGCTACCCCAACCAGGTCTACTACCGCGACTACCAGGGCCACGTGCCGCAGGACGTCTTCGTGGCCGACTGCTTCAACATCACCGTCACCGAGCACAACATCGGCCCGGCCGCCAAGAAGAACGCCTCGGAGGCCGGCGCGGCCGCCAACCAGAcggaggcagagctggagaccAGGGTGGTGACCAAGGTGATCCGTGAGATGTGCATCCAGCAGTACCGCGAGTACCTCCTGGCCTCGGGCATCCGGCCGCACCTCGCCGACGCCTCCCTCGCCGCCCTCCTGCTCCTCGTCCTCTTCGCCCTGCACTAG